CTCGGAAGAAGTAAAGGAACTGGCTCATTCGTCAGATGATAATGTTCAGTTCATGCAGCTTCAGAAATACAACTCTGTAGTTGCTGGACTTCATGAATACTATTGTATTTCCACAGAAGTATCTCATGACTTCAGCAGACTTGCCTTTAGTATCAACAAACAGCTCAGAAACAGACTGAAAGGCGACTTATCCAAAAAGGGACAACTCAGAAATGGGTTCATCAAAGAAAAGTATGGAACAAGCAGACAGATGAGGTTCCTTCATGGACGTCCGGTGGTTCCACTGGGATATGTCCAGCCGAAGAACGCCCAGCATAAAAGGAAATCCATCAATAAATACACGGTCAAAGGTCGGGAACAGATTCATAAGAATCTTGCAATCGACACAGCGACGATGTTATGGCTGATGAGAAATCCTGTAAAGGGTAGAACCATTGAATATGCGGATAACCGTATTTCTTTGTATGCGGCACAGTATGGTAAATGTGCAGTGACGGGAATTCCGATGGATTCTCATGATATTCATTGCCACCATAAAGTGCCGGTAAGCAATGGTGGTTCGGATGAATACGCAAATCTAATTCTTGTCAGCAAAGAGGTTCATATCCTTATCCATGCTTCCTCAGAACCCACGATTGAGAAGTACCTGAAATCCTTAAATCTTGACAATAAACAAATAGAAAAGCTTAACAAACTTCGTAGTATGGCAGAAATGCCACCTATTATTCTTTGAATTTAATGCTGTAACGAAGTGTGTAAGTTGTGTTTAAAACCCTGGACGGCTGAATTCGATGGAGCGCCGTGTGCGGTGAAAGTCGCATGCACGGTGTGGAGCGGGGGAAAATCCGGAGATAACTTCAAAGGATTACCTATCGCTATCAGGTGCAAAATCCCAGGGGATCAAGCAGCTTATGGCAGGCGGAGGTATCGCTCTGGTTGGTGCAACGCTGATTCCGCTGCTTTCCGGCCTGTTCGGTTAAGGGCTGATTTATGGGCAGTCTGTTTGAACGGATAACAGACTGGATTAAAGAGGGCTTGATCGATGCGATCACCGGACAGTACACCAGCATTTTCAACTCCGTCAACAATCAGGTTGCGGATGTGGCAAATCAAGTAGGACAGACCCCGCAGGGCTGGAATGGCGGCGTATTTTCCATGATCCAAAATCTTTCGGAAACCGTCGTCATTCCCATTGCGGGCATGATCCTGACCTTTGTTCTGGTGTATGAACTGATCCAGATGATTCTCGAAAAGAACAACATGCACGAATTCGATACATTCAACATCTTCAAGTGGATTTTCAAGACTTTTGTTGCCACTTACCTGCTCACCAACTGTTTTACGATTGTGATGGCGGTCTTTGATGTGGCCCAAAATGTGGTGTCGCAAAGTGCCGGTGTCATAAACGGGAACCTGGATGTGCAGGCGGCGTTGTCTGATCTGGAAACCCAGCTTGAAGCAATGGGAATGTGGGAACTGATTGGACTGTGGCTGGAAACCAACATCATCAATCTGTGTATGTGGGTACTGTCCATCGTGATCTTTGTCATTGTATATGGCCGTATGATCGAGATTTATTTAACCGTGAGCCTTGCACCGATCCCGTTTTCCACAATGGCAAACCGGGAATGGGGACAAATGGGAACCGGGTATCTGCGTTCCCTTTTTGCCCTGGGTTTTCAGGGTTTTTTGATTCTGATCTGTGTTGCCATTTATGCAGTGCTGGTCCAGTCTATCCCATCGTCCGGCGACGTGCACGGCGCGATCTGGGGAACGGCGGGTTATACGGTACTGCTGGCCTTTGCCCTGTTTAAGACAGGTTCGTTATCCAAATCCATATTTAATGCAAGATAGCATGAACAAAACCAATTCTAAAAAGGAGGATTTTATATATGAGTAAAACCAATACAGAAAAAATGGCGCCGGAGACACAGACGCCGGAAATGACAAACGGCATGAAGCTGGATGTCCGCGTGCGTCCGATCGCCCCAATGGGAAACCTGCTGGCGTTTGCCAATGTTACGATTGGCGGATGCTTTAAGATTGACGGCTTCCGTATCTGTTCCAGTGAAAAGGGGCTGTATGTCAATATGCCCGCAACCCAGGATAAGGGAGGCAACTGGAAAGATGTCTGCTGGCCGGTTACGGCAGAGTTCCGCAAACAGCTTAATGACGCTCTGATCGATGGGTATGGGCAGGCTATTGAAAATTTGCAAGCAACTCTTGAAGCAACAAAGGGAGCTGCGGAAAAACCTTCCCTGACCGGTGCATTGAAGGAAAATGCCGGTAAGGTCAAAGAACAGCCGGCCAAACCTGCCCCATCTAAGAATGAGCAGGCTCGCTAATGCCGGAAACGAAACAGTACGGCATTATCTATGCCGATCCGCCCTGGCGCTATGATAGGAAACATGGAAGCGGCGTTGCGGAAAACCATTACCCCACGATGAGCATTGAAGAAATCTGTGCCCTGCCGGTATCGGAGCTTGCCGCAAAAGACAGCGCCCTTTTTCTGTGGGCGACCTTCCCGCAGCTCAATGAAGCCTTCCGGGTGATCGATGCCTGGGGATTCAAATATAAAACGCTGGCTTTTCTATGGCTCAAACAGAACCGGAAAGCGGATAGCTGGTTTTATGGCATGGGCTTTTGGACCCGATCTAATGCGGAGGTCTGCCTGCTGGCAACCAGAGGCCGACCGAAACGCCAGTGTGCGGGAATCCATCAGTTTGTAATCTCCCATATTGAGCAGCACAGCAAGAAACCGGACGAGGTGCGGGATAAGATCGTAAAACTCATGGGCGATCAGCCCAGAGTGGAACTGTTTGCAAGACAAAAGACACCCGGCTGGGATGTGTGGGGCAATGAAGTGAACTGTACGCTGACTATGCCGGAGCGAAAGGGGTGATTTTGATAGAACAAGATGCAAAGCGGCTGCTTATGGAACGGCTGGACGAGTGTTTGAAGGTTCATGCGGATATGCTGGATGCACAGAATATCGGCAGTATTTACGAGTTACAGGGACTTTCGGAACTCCACTATTATCTGAAGGTTGAACATGTATTTACCCCGGCGGAAGTAGAGGCGCTTCTTTCTTTTCAGGACCCGTTGGATGTAGCCCGATGGTGCTGGGAAGAAAATAACCATGAACATAGTTTCCCGATCTGCGATCTTCTCAAAGAAATTGATGCAGAGCAAAAATTTGAACATTTCACAAGCGAACCTTCCGCACAGGACAAATATACACTCCTGATGAAACGGCTGGGACAGAATTACTTTGCTTACCGGGAAAGCCTTATGTCAAGAGATAAGGAATCCTTAATTGAAAAAGCTGCTGAAATTACAGCCATGCAGGAGGCGTATTCCTATCTGACAACAAAGTTTGAGTTCGGGGATGAAATGCTGGATGATGTGCTGGCGCTTGAGAATCCTTTGAAATACTTTGCAGACCGTTGGCTTTTACCGGTTTCGGATGTGTTCGACGTGGATATGGATATTCGGGAAAATATTGCCGGAATCCGAGATAGCCAGGAATACCTGTGTCAGAGAGGACCGGCTGTTTCTGTCTTGGCACGGCTGCAAAATGCGGCTCAGGAAGTGCGGGAATGTCCGGCTGCGGAGAAACCGGTACGCGAATTCGGTGCACGGTAATGGGCCGGAAACTATATTACGATGGGAGGTGTATAGATGCCTTATGTACCCGTACCAAAGGATTTAACCAAAGTTAAAACCAAGCTGGCCTTCAATCTGACGAAGCGCCAGCTTATTTGTTTCAGCCTTGCCGGGCTTGTCGGCCTTCCGGTGTATTTCTTTACCCGCAGGGCGATCGGCAATTCGGCGGCTGTACTTTTGATGATCGGGCTGATGATGCCCTTTTTCTTCTTCGCCATGTATGAGCGTGACGGACAGCCGGCAGAAAAGATCTTGAAGAACCGGCTCCGTTATAAGCTCTGGCCGAAGAACCGTCCATACAGGACGGATAACCTGTATAAATCTATGTCAAAGAAGGAGGTTACAAAGATTGCCAAAAAACAAGCAGCAGGAAGCTCAGGAAAAGCGTCTGCAAAAAAATATCAGGCAGGCCAAAAAGACCAGAGCCGATGCAAAGCAGGGCAAAACTAAGTCTGCCCGTTCCAAGCCGTCTAAAAAAGGCGGCTTTTTTGTCGGGCTGAAAGCAGATGCCCCGCAGACAGTCCAGCAGAGCATTCCCTACCGTGAAATGTACCGGGATGGGATCTGCCGGTTGACCGATACCCTTTACACCAAAACGGTACAGTTTTTTGATATTAACTATCAGCTTGCACAGGCAGATGATAAAGCACAGATCTTCGAGGGTTACTGCGATTTCTTAAATTACTTCGATGCTTCGATCCATGTGCAGCTTACCTTTATCAACCAGCGGGCCAATATGCAGGATTTTACCAGAAGCATTGACATCCCTCCCCGCGGCGACGAGTATGACGGAATCCGCAAGGAATACGGGGATATGTTAAAGAACCAGTTGCAGAAAGGAAATAATGGTCTCACCAAACGAAAATACATCACCTTTGGGATCGAGGCAGATGACCTGCGTACTGCGAAAATGCGTCTGGAACGCATTGAAACGGATGTGCTGGCAAATTTCAAGACCCTTGGAGTCCAGGCAAGATCCTTAAACGGACTGGAACGTCTGGAGCTTCTTCACAGCCAGCTTCACCCGGACGGTCAGGAAAAGTTTCATTTCCAGTGGTCGGATCTGCCTAAGACCGGTCTTTCTACCAAAGACTTCATTTCCCCATCCGGGCTGTCTTTTTCAAAGGATGGAAAGACATTCCGGGTAGGCGACCATTCCGGTGCTGTCTCCTTTTTGCAGATTTTGGCGCCGGAGCTTACGGACCGGCTTTTAGCGGATCTTCTTGACTTAAACGACGCCGTGACCGTCAACCTGCATATCCAGTCTATCGACCAGGCACAGGCAATCCGAAACATCAAGCGTAAAATGTCGGACCTGCAGAAAATGACCATTGAGGAACAAAAGAAAGCGGTCCGATCCGGGTATGATATGGACATCATTCCCACCGACCTTGCCACCTATGGAGAAGAAGCCAAAAATCTTTTGCAGGATTTACAGAGCCGCAATGAGCGTATGTTCCTTGTGACGGTACTGGTGGAAAATATCGCTGCCAAACGCCAAAAGCTGTTCAATGATATTTTTGCCGCTTCGGGTGTGGCACAGAAATACAACTGTGCCTTAAAACGGCTGGATTACCAGCAGGAACAGGGGCTTATGTCCTCGCTTGCTCTTGGCACGAACCAGATTGAAATTGAGCGCGGGCTTACGACCAGCAGCACAGCGATCTTTGTCCCGTTTACCACCTGTGAATTGTTCCAGGAGGGCGAGGCGTTGTATTATGGCCTGAACGCCCTTTCCAATAACCTGATCATGGCGAACAGAAAAACGCTGAAAAACCCCAATGGGCTGTTTCTCGGTACCCCAGGAAGCGGCAAATCATTCTCTGCCAAGCGTGAGATCGTCAATGTGTTCCTTCTGACGGAGGACGACATCATTATTGCTGACCCGGAAAATGAGTATGGGCCGCTGGTACAGCAGTTCGGTTCCCAGGGACAGGTCATTGATATTTCCCCTACTTCCACAAACTACATCAACCCTATGGACATCAATCTGGACTATTCCGATGATGAAAACCCGATCACGTTGAAAAGTGATTTTATCCTGTCGCTGTGTGACCTTATCATCGGCGGCAAAGAAGGGCTTTCCCCTATTGAAAGGACGATCATCGACCGTTGTACCAGACTGGTGTACCGGGAATATCTGCAGAACCCATGCCCGGAAAATATGCCGATCTTAGGCGATCTTTACGAGCTGCTTTTGAAACAGTCTGAACCGGAGGCACAGAATATCGCAACGGCGCTGGAAATCTATGTCAATGGTTCCCTTAACGTGTTCAACCACCGTTCCAATATCCAGATGGATCAACACCGGGTACTGTGTTTCCAGCTTAAATCACTGGGAAAAGCCTTAAAGGAAATCGGGCTTTTGATCATGCAGGATGCGGTGTGGAACCGTGTCACGGCCAACCGTTCCAAACATAAAACAACCTGGTTCTATATCGACGAATTTCACCTTCTTTTGAAAGGACAGACAGGAAGTTTCAGCGTGGAGATCTGGAAACGCTTCCGTAAATGGGGCGGAATCCCATCAGGTTTAACGCAGAATGTCAAGGACCTTCTGGCTTCCCGTGAGATTGAGAACATTTTTGAGAACTCAGACTTTATCTATATGCTCAACCAGGCTCAGGGAGACCGTCAGATTTTGGCAAAGCAGTTGGGGATCTCCCCGCACCAGCTTTCCTATGTGACCCATTCCGGTCCCGGCGAGGGGCTTTTGTTCTTTGGAAATGTGATCATCCCCTTTGTGGACCACTTCCCGAAGGACACACTGTTGTACAGCGTGCTTACCACAAGACCGGATGAAGTAGCGGGGACCAAAGCGTGAGACAAAAATTAAAATGGATCGGAGGTGAGAACAATGGCACACGACAGGGAATTTCAAAGGAAGCGCAAAGATACCCGGATGCCGATGCGTGATTCCCACGGGGAAGATCAACCGGCAGCTAGGCAGACCGAACAGGATTTTGATCTGCGCAGGGCACGGGACACCCCTTCTTCTGTCACCGGCAAAACCCACAGGCAGGATATCCCTGTACAGACGGAATTTTCCCAGCTATCACCGGAAACACCGGCGTCCTTGTTGGAACAGGGCGATGCTTATGCAGCCGCTTTGGATGTTTCAGATCGCTTTGAGATACCGGATGCTGCCGGAACAGAGTCTCCGATACAGGACAACGGACGAAGCAATTTCCGGCAGGAGGCTTCCAGGCGTTCTTTTGTAACAGAGGATGTGACAGACCATGATACCGGACAATATGCACCTTCTTCCGAAGGATCAGCCCCACCGAGCGGCACAGACAGATCCGGTCAGGAACATCGTTACCGGACACATCAGCATGGGAACAAATATCAGCAGCGTTTTCAGGAAGCGGCACAGGCGGAGGAACAGGCAGCACAAAAGGAAAAGAGTGTGGATAGCGAACCGCCGAAAACATCCAAGCTGGAATTTACTGCGGATGAACTGCCGCCGGAGACAAAGGATAAAAAGCTCACCCATACAAGACGGAAGGCGGAACGGACTGCACAAAAAGCAGAGCAGGCGCAAAATCGTCTGCCGGCCCGGAAGAAACTGCGCATGGAGACGGTTTCCGCCCCAGAGACCGGAAAAGCCAAAAAACACTTAAAATTTGAAAAGGAGGTTAAATCCCAAAAGGCCCATGTAAAAGGACCTGTACCTCTGCGTCCGGTCAAGGCAGGTGCAAATACCGCCATTGGTTACGCCCATAAAAAGATTTATGAGGCAGAGGATGAAAATGTGGGGATCAAGGCAGCCCACCGCTCTGAACTTGTGGGCGAGGCGGGGCTTCGCACAGCATATCACCGGCATAAAACCGCCCCCTACCGAAAGGCAGCGAAATTACAGCAAAAATCAGCAAAGGCAAACGCAAGACTTGCTTACCGGCAGGCTCTTAGCGACCACCCGGAGCTGAAGAAACATGCGATTGCCCGGATATGGCAGAAACAAAAACTGAAAAGGCAGTATGCCAAGGCTGCCCGTGAAGCCGGGAAACAGGCCAAAAATGTTGCAGTCGCAACAGAGAGGGTCAGCGTCGGTATTGTCCATGCGGTCAAACGGCACCCTGTGATCTGCCTTGTCCTCCTGCTTCTCCTTTTGGTAATTTTCCTGATCATGTCCCTGTTTTCCACATTCTCCAATATCGGGACCGGTGGTCTGGGAAGTCTGGCTGCTTCTACCTATCTTGCAGACGATCAGGACATCAACCAGGCGGAGCTTACCTATACCGAGTGGGAAACAGATCTGCAACTGGAAATAGACCGGGTGGAATCAGACCGCCCCGGCTATGACGAATACCGGTATAACCTGGGTGCGATCGAGCATGACCCGTATGTGCTGATGGGGTATCTGACTTCTGCTTATCAGGGATTTACTTACGATGAAGTGGAAAGTGTGCTGCGGCAGCTTTTCCAGGAACAATATACCCTGTCCTTTTCAGAAGAAACCGAGATCCGTTACCGTACCGAAACTTCCGTTGACCCGGAAACCGGAGAAGAAACCCAGGAGGAAGTGCCTTATGAATGGCGCATCTTAAATGTCAAGCTCACGGTCACACCTCTGGAAAACCTGGTCGTTTCCCGGATGAACGCAGACCAGAAAGAGATCTGCGAGATCCTGCTGCAGACAAAAGGAAACCGCCAGTATGTCAAAAATGTCTTTGGCACCAACTGGCTCCCTTATGTGACCAGCTACTACGGCTACCGGGTACATCCCATCAGTGGGGAAAAGAACTATCACACCGGTGTGGACATCGGGATGCCGGATGGCACAGAGATCCTTGCCGGGCATGACGGAACAGTTACCCTTGCGGGAAATGCCGGCGGTTATGGCTTATGTGTTGCCATTGAAGGCGAGGCATACGAAGGACATACCCTGACAACCAAATACGGGCACTGTTCCCAGATCCTTGTTTCTGCCGGGCAGGAGGTCAAAGCCGGGGATGTGATCGCAAAGGTCGGGAATACCGGAAATTCCACCGGTCCCCACCTGCACTTAGAGGTCCTGGTTGACGGCCAGTATTTGAATCCCCTGTATTTTGCCGATACCGGCGATACCAGCGAACGGCACCTGCCGGAAGTTGGTTCAGGCGGCACAGGAAACTACTTCGATTATGACATTCCACCGGAAGCCCTTGCGGATGAACAGTTTGCCGCAATGATGGCCGAGGCGGGAAAATATCTTGGCTATCCGTATGTATGGGGAGGCGCAAGCCCTTCCACTTCCTTTGACTGTTCCGGCTATGTGTCCTGGGTGATCAACAACTGCGGCGTCGGCTGGAATTTTGGAAGGCTGACTGCGGACGGTCTTTTAGGTGTATGTACGCCGGTATCAAGCGCAGATGCAAAACCGGGCGACCTGATCTTCTTCCAGGGGACCTACAATACCAGCGGCGCAAGCCATGTAGGGATCTATGTAGGAAATGGAATGATGATCCACTGCGGAGACCCGATCTCTTATGCCAACATCAACACAAGCTACTGGCAGCAGCATTTTTATACATTTGGGCGTCTGCCTTAACAGATTGGAGGTAATAAATTGAATCCTAAAATTGAAAAACTGGAAAAGGAAATTGAAAAGACCAAAACAAAGATTGCGGAAATGCAGGCAAAGCTCCATAAGCTGGAGGAACAGAAAACGGAGCTGGAAAATACCGATTATGTGGCGGTGGCACGCAGTTTCAAACTGACGCCCCAGCAGCTTGCGGATTTTTTGAAATCACAGCAGGCAGCCCCTTCGGAAACTGTTTTACCGCAGGAGAAGGAGGATGTGCATGAGGCTTAAAAAATTTTCCCTGCTGCTGGCGCTTACGCTTCTTGTAAGTGTCAGCGCATTACCTGTAACGGCTCATGCCGGCGGTTCCAAAGACACCACACCGCCAACACTGACTGCTTCCTTGGAGGGCGATGCCCTGAAAATAGAAAGCAGTGACGATCTATCTGGCGTGGAGGCGGTCTTTGTTGATGAAAACCGTATCAACTCCCTCACCGATGGGAAAGCGTCGGTTGCACTAAAAGATTATGCAGGAACAGAAAAACAGGTAAGCATATACGCAAAAGATTATGCAGGAAACCGTTCTGATGCGGTAAAGCTGGATAATCCGTATTACAAAGAACCGGCTCCTGAAAAGAAACCTGTTGCGGCAGCACCCCAGAGTCCGTCCGGTACACAGACAAAACCGCCTAAGGAAGAAAAACCTTCCGGCTCAGACGCTGCAACCCCTTCTGGCGGCGGAAATTCTTCCGGTTCAGATAACAGTACCGGACAGCAGGAAAATACTTCTGCGATCTCGGAAGGTGCATTTACCCCGGAAGGCACCGGAACGGTACAGGACAACATCAGCGGTACAGATGGGGAAAAACAGTTTTACACCATCACTACGGACGCGGGCAATGTCTTTTATCTGGTGATCGACGGGAAACGGGAAGATAACAATGTCTACTTCTTAAACGGCGTCACAGAGTCCGACCTGATGGCGCTTGCAGAAAAGAACAATGGCAGCATGAGCATGATTCCCCAGGAAGAAAGTTGCAACTGCACAGAAAAATGTGAGGCAGGAAAAGTCAATACCGGCTGTCCGGTCTGCAAAAATGACTTAAATGGCTGCAAAGGAAAAGAAAAGCCGGCGGAAACTGAAAAACCGGCAGAACCGGAAAAACCGAAGAAAGAAACCGGCAGCGTCGGCACAATCCTGTTTATCCTTGCTGCCTTACTTGCGGTCGGTGGGATCAGTTACTATGTAAAAATCGTGCGTCCGAAACAGCTGGCCGAGGACGATGCGGAATTTGAGGATGACGGTTATGGCGAAGGCTTTGACCCGGATGAGGCATACGGGGAACCGGAATATCTTTCCGAAGATGATTTTGACAACAAGGACAGCAACTAAGGCTGTCCTTTTAGATTTTATGAAAGTGAGGATTTTTTCATGGAACATATCATAACCAGGCGCCGTGGCTTTCGCAAGCTGTTGGCGTTTTTGCTTTGTGTGGCAAGCATTTTGGGGCTTCTTCCGGCTCAGGCTTTTGCCATGTCTGCCGGACAGACAGCAAGCTCCTGGCTGGGCGACCAGTATGTGGGCTCTGATGGGGACTACTACCGTGCCCCGGCGCCTTATACCTATCTTGCCTACCATGCAGACGGAACCATCGACGTACACACCAGTTCCGGAGGCGGCGCTTACCGGCACTATATTCTGACGGATTCTGACGGGATCAGCCATCAGGTTTACTGTGTGGAGAGTGGGATTCCTTACCATGCTTCGGAAAACAGTTATGTTTCAGAGAGCGGGACCAACAGCCAATACCTGAACCTGCTTCCCGCCGAGGCAAGGAGGGGGATCACCCTGACTGCGATTTATGGCTGGAAACCCGGTGCGGCGCTCCCCGTTTCCGGGATCAACGAGGATGACTATAAGATGGCAACCCAGATCATCCTCTGGGAATACCAGCAGCAGCTTAGAAGCGATCCGTACAGCCGCCACGGAAACGGCCATGCGGACGCCGACCAGTATTTCAGCGTGATCGTCGGACGACCGGCAGAAAAAGCCTATAACTGGATTCTGGCACAGGTCGCTTCCCATTCCACCGTCCCTTCCTTTACTTCTTCTAAGAAAAGCGAAGCACCGGAACTGGAACTGAAATGGGATGTAGAAAAAAAGGTCTATACCCTGACGGTCACAGATACCAACAACTTGAAGATCGACCTGGAGGCTTTGAAGGGCAGCGGCGTTTCTGTGACAAGAAACGGTAATGAATACACCTTTACCAGCAGGCAGATGATGATGGACCCGGTGCTGTTTGAATTCCGAAAGAATATCCCGGTGGCAAACGACATGCTGATCTGGGGCAGACCCGGCTACCAGACCATGATGACCGGCGCCAGCGATCCGGTTTCTTTCTTTGTAAAGATCAAAACGGAAACTTACGGTACCGCAAAACTTGTCAAGACCAGTGAGGACGGCATTGTTTCCGGTATCACCTTCCATATCTCCGGTACGGATATTTTGGGAAATGAAGTCAATGAGGAAGTTACGACCGGAGAAAACGGTCAGGTGGAAAAGAAACTCCTGCCGGGAACCTATCTGGTAAAGGAACTGCCGGTGGACCGCTATGTGACCCCTTCCGCACAGTATGTAACCATTGAAAGTGGACAGACTTCTTCGGTACATTTCAGCAATATCCTAAAGAAATTCCGCGTCCATGTGGTAAAGAGTGATGCTGACACCGGAAATGCCCAGGGGGATGCCACGCTTGCAGGGGCGACCTATGGGATCTTCCACGATGGCGAATTGATCGACACTTATACGACCGGATCGGATGGCAGCTTTATGACCCGCTATTATGTGTGTGAGGATGGCTGGACAATCCGGGAGATCGAACCGAGCACCGGGTATCTTCTGAATGAAACCATTTATGAAGTGGGTGCATCCCCTTCCCTGTATGAAGTGGAACTCAATACCACAGAAAATCAGGTGACGGAAACAGTTATTTACGGAAATATCCAGCTTGTCAAGCACACCGATGACCTGGACCCGGATGTGCCTGAGGGCGAAAATACCGACGATCCCAATGCCGGTATCATCGAACGCCCGGAAGCAGGCGCAGTCTTTGAAGTTTACTTAAAGGCAGCCGGAAGCTATGACGCGGCAAAGGAAAGTGAACGTGACATTCTTACCACGGATGCGGATGGTTTTGCTTCCAGTAAACCGCTTCCTTATGGGCATTATACGGTCCATCAGATCGCAGGCGAGGAAGGCAAAGCCTTTGTCCCGGA
This window of the Massilistercora timonensis genome carries:
- a CDS encoding PrgI family protein, with the protein product MPYVPVPKDLTKVKTKLAFNLTKRQLICFSLAGLVGLPVYFFTRRAIGNSAAVLLMIGLMMPFFFFAMYERDGQPAEKILKNRLRYKLWPKNRPYRTDNLYKSMSKKEVTKIAKKQAAGSSGKASAKKYQAGQKDQSRCKAGQN
- a CDS encoding SpoVG family protein, with the translated sequence MSKTNTEKMAPETQTPEMTNGMKLDVRVRPIAPMGNLLAFANVTIGGCFKIDGFRICSSEKGLYVNMPATQDKGGNWKDVCWPVTAEFRKQLNDALIDGYGQAIENLQATLEATKGAAEKPSLTGALKENAGKVKEQPAKPAPSKNEQAR
- a CDS encoding DUF4366 domain-containing protein, yielding MRLKKFSLLLALTLLVSVSALPVTAHAGGSKDTTPPTLTASLEGDALKIESSDDLSGVEAVFVDENRINSLTDGKASVALKDYAGTEKQVSIYAKDYAGNRSDAVKLDNPYYKEPAPEKKPVAAAPQSPSGTQTKPPKEEKPSGSDAATPSGGGNSSGSDNSTGQQENTSAISEGAFTPEGTGTVQDNISGTDGEKQFYTITTDAGNVFYLVIDGKREDNNVYFLNGVTESDLMALAEKNNGSMSMIPQEESCNCTEKCEAGKVNTGCPVCKNDLNGCKGKEKPAETEKPAEPEKPKKETGSVGTILFILAALLAVGGISYYVKIVRPKQLAEDDAEFEDDGYGEGFDPDEAYGEPEYLSEDDFDNKDSN
- a CDS encoding CD0415/CD1112 family protein; translation: MGSLFERITDWIKEGLIDAITGQYTSIFNSVNNQVADVANQVGQTPQGWNGGVFSMIQNLSETVVIPIAGMILTFVLVYELIQMILEKNNMHEFDTFNIFKWIFKTFVATYLLTNCFTIVMAVFDVAQNVVSQSAGVINGNLDVQAALSDLETQLEAMGMWELIGLWLETNIINLCMWVLSIVIFVIVYGRMIEIYLTVSLAPIPFSTMANREWGQMGTGYLRSLFALGFQGFLILICVAIYAVLVQSIPSSGDVHGAIWGTAGYTVLLAFALFKTGSLSKSIFNAR
- a CDS encoding peptidoglycan DD-metalloendopeptidase family protein, encoding MAHDREFQRKRKDTRMPMRDSHGEDQPAARQTEQDFDLRRARDTPSSVTGKTHRQDIPVQTEFSQLSPETPASLLEQGDAYAAALDVSDRFEIPDAAGTESPIQDNGRSNFRQEASRRSFVTEDVTDHDTGQYAPSSEGSAPPSGTDRSGQEHRYRTHQHGNKYQQRFQEAAQAEEQAAQKEKSVDSEPPKTSKLEFTADELPPETKDKKLTHTRRKAERTAQKAEQAQNRLPARKKLRMETVSAPETGKAKKHLKFEKEVKSQKAHVKGPVPLRPVKAGANTAIGYAHKKIYEAEDENVGIKAAHRSELVGEAGLRTAYHRHKTAPYRKAAKLQQKSAKANARLAYRQALSDHPELKKHAIARIWQKQKLKRQYAKAAREAGKQAKNVAVATERVSVGIVHAVKRHPVICLVLLLLLLVIFLIMSLFSTFSNIGTGGLGSLAASTYLADDQDINQAELTYTEWETDLQLEIDRVESDRPGYDEYRYNLGAIEHDPYVLMGYLTSAYQGFTYDEVESVLRQLFQEQYTLSFSEETEIRYRTETSVDPETGEETQEEVPYEWRILNVKLTVTPLENLVVSRMNADQKEICEILLQTKGNRQYVKNVFGTNWLPYVTSYYGYRVHPISGEKNYHTGVDIGMPDGTEILAGHDGTVTLAGNAGGYGLCVAIEGEAYEGHTLTTKYGHCSQILVSAGQEVKAGDVIAKVGNTGNSTGPHLHLEVLVDGQYLNPLYFADTGDTSERHLPEVGSGGTGNYFDYDIPPEALADEQFAAMMAEAGKYLGYPYVWGGASPSTSFDCSGYVSWVINNCGVGWNFGRLTADGLLGVCTPVSSADAKPGDLIFFQGTYNTSGASHVGIYVGNGMMIHCGDPISYANINTSYWQQHFYTFGRLP
- a CDS encoding DUF4315 family protein, which translates into the protein MNPKIEKLEKEIEKTKTKIAEMQAKLHKLEEQKTELENTDYVAVARSFKLTPQQLADFLKSQQAAPSETVLPQEKEDVHEA
- a CDS encoding MT-A70 family methyltransferase — translated: MPETKQYGIIYADPPWRYDRKHGSGVAENHYPTMSIEEICALPVSELAAKDSALFLWATFPQLNEAFRVIDAWGFKYKTLAFLWLKQNRKADSWFYGMGFWTRSNAEVCLLATRGRPKRQCAGIHQFVISHIEQHSKKPDEVRDKIVKLMGDQPRVELFARQKTPGWDVWGNEVNCTLTMPERKG
- a CDS encoding conjugal transfer protein TraE; translated protein: MPKNKQQEAQEKRLQKNIRQAKKTRADAKQGKTKSARSKPSKKGGFFVGLKADAPQTVQQSIPYREMYRDGICRLTDTLYTKTVQFFDINYQLAQADDKAQIFEGYCDFLNYFDASIHVQLTFINQRANMQDFTRSIDIPPRGDEYDGIRKEYGDMLKNQLQKGNNGLTKRKYITFGIEADDLRTAKMRLERIETDVLANFKTLGVQARSLNGLERLELLHSQLHPDGQEKFHFQWSDLPKTGLSTKDFISPSGLSFSKDGKTFRVGDHSGAVSFLQILAPELTDRLLADLLDLNDAVTVNLHIQSIDQAQAIRNIKRKMSDLQKMTIEEQKKAVRSGYDMDIIPTDLATYGEEAKNLLQDLQSRNERMFLVTVLVENIAAKRQKLFNDIFAASGVAQKYNCALKRLDYQQEQGLMSSLALGTNQIEIERGLTTSSTAIFVPFTTCELFQEGEALYYGLNALSNNLIMANRKTLKNPNGLFLGTPGSGKSFSAKREIVNVFLLTEDDIIIADPENEYGPLVQQFGSQGQVIDISPTSTNYINPMDINLDYSDDENPITLKSDFILSLCDLIIGGKEGLSPIERTIIDRCTRLVYREYLQNPCPENMPILGDLYELLLKQSEPEAQNIATALEIYVNGSLNVFNHRSNIQMDQHRVLCFQLKSLGKALKEIGLLIMQDAVWNRVTANRSKHKTTWFYIDEFHLLLKGQTGSFSVEIWKRFRKWGGIPSGLTQNVKDLLASREIENIFENSDFIYMLNQAQGDRQILAKQLGISPHQLSYVTHSGPGEGLLFFGNVIIPFVDHFPKDTLLYSVLTTRPDEVAGTKA